A section of the Halichoerus grypus chromosome 11, mHalGry1.hap1.1, whole genome shotgun sequence genome encodes:
- the FUT4 gene encoding alpha-(1,3)-fucosyltransferase 4: MGAPWDPAGGRHFGRRGCPGLPRSGPALAAAGLLCTALAAYSCWRQLPPLPWQSFGPRQSFGPRRPVGVLLWWEPFTRRESGARRPPDCWLRFNISGCRLLTDRAAYAEAQAVLFHHRDLVKGPPDWPPPWGVQVRGAEGLELQVLDDKAAAAAEALATSGLRPPGQRWVWMNFESPSHSPGLRSLAGNLFNWTLSYRADSDVFVPYGYLYPRTHPSDPPLGLAPPLARKRGLVAWVVSNWDERQARVRYYRQLSQHVAVDVFGRTRLGRPVPNIGVLHTVARYKFYLAFENSQHLDYITEKLWRNALLAGTVPVVLGPNRANYERFLPRRAFIHVDDFPSASSLAAYLLFLDRNPAVYRRYFNWRRSFAVHIISFWDEPWCRVCQAVQTTGDRPKSVRNLARWFER; encoded by the coding sequence ATGGGGGCGCCGTGGGACCCGGCGGGCGGCCGGCACTTCGGGCGGCGCGGATGCCCGGGGCTTCCGCGGAGCGGCCCGGCGCTGGCGGCTGCCGGCCTGCTGTGCACCGCTCTGGCCGCCTACTCCTGCTGGAGGCAGCTGCCGCCGCTGCCGTGGCAGTCCTTCGGCCCGCGGCAGTCCTTCGGCCCGCGGCGGCCGGTGGGCGTGCTGCTGTGGTGGGAACCCTTCACGAGGCGCGAGAGCGGCGCGAGGCGGCCGCCGGACTGCTGGCTGCGCTTCAACATCAGCGGCTGCCGCCTGCTCACCGACCGGGCGGCCTATGCGGAGGCCCAGGCGGTGCTCTTCCACCACCGGGACCTCGTGAAGGGCCCCCCCGACTGGCCCCCGCCCTGGGGCGTCCAGGTGCGCGGGGCCGAGGGGCTGGAGTTGCAGGTGTTGGACGAcaaggcggcggcggcggccgaagCCCTGGCCACCTCGGGCCTCAGGCCCCCGGGCCAGCGCTGGGTGTGGATGAACTTCGAGTCGCCCTCCCACTCGCCGGGCTTGCGAAGCCTGGCAGGTAACCTCTTCAACTGGACCCTCTCCTACCGGGCCGACTCGGACGTGTTCGTGCCTTACGGCTACCTCTACCCCAGGACCCATCCCAGCGACCCGCCGCTGGGCCTGGCCCCGCCGCTCGCCCGGAAACGGGGGCTGGTGGCCTGGGTGGTGAGCAACTGGGACGAGCGCCAGGCCCGGGTGCGCTATTACCGCCAGCTGAGCCAGCACGTGGCGGTGGACGTGTTCGGTAGGACCAGGCTGGGGCGGCCGGTGCCCAACATTGGCGTCCTGCACACAGTGGCCCGCTACAAGTTCTACCTGGCCTTCGAGAACTCGCAGCACCTGGATTACATCACTGAGAAGCTTTGGCGCAACGCGTTGCTGGCCGGGACCGTGCCGGTGGTGCTGGGCCCCAACCGTGCCAATTATGAGCGCTTCTTGCCCCGCCGTGCCTTCATCCACGTGGATGACTTCCCTAGTGCCTCCTCCCTGGCCGCCTACCTGCTCTTCCTCGACCGAAACCCGGCAGTCTACCGTCGCTACTTCAACTGGCGCAGGAGCTTCGCGGTGCACATCATCTCCTTCTGGGACGAGCCCTGGTGCCGGGTCTGCCAGGCTGTGCAGACCACTGGGGACCGGCCCAAGAGCGTACGCAACTTGGCTCGCTGGTTTGAGCGGTGA